The Archangium primigenium genomic interval GAGCGGGGCGGGCTCGGCGGCGGGTCTGGCGCGCAGCCTCGGCGCCCGATGGTCCTTCCGGCTCCTGCTCGGGGAGGCGAGGCGACAGCGGCTCGAGCTGCTCATCGCCGCGCTAGACACGGAGCTGCGCGACCAGCAGTTTGGCTTCGAGCGCGCCGCCCGGGCCCTGTTCACCCTGCTGATGACGGAGCTGCAGCGCGAGGCGCGCGTGCACCCGGCCGGGCCCCTGCCGAGTCCAGGCCGGCTGGTGCGGGACGTGCTCGCCTTCGTCGCGACGCACAGCCTCAAACCCATCTCGCTGGCGGACGTGGCGGCGGCGGTGGGCCGCACCGCCTCCTATGTCGCCACGGCGGTGCGCGACGAGACCGGATTGACCGTGGGGGACTGGCTGCGCGAGCACCGCATGGCCGAGGCGCGGCGCCGCCTGCTGGAGACGACCCTCAGCGTGGAGTCCATCGCCAGTCAGGTCGGATACTCGGACGTCACCGCGTTCGTGCGCGGCTTCCGGCGCGCGCACGGGCTGACGCCCCGGGTCTGGCGGGAGCGGCACCGCCAGGCGGGCGACTGAACCCGGTCAATTTCCACCACAATGGGGGCCCTGGTGCCGCTCGGGTCCCCCGCGCATAACTACCCCCTTCAATCGCCCCACCCCGGGGCCACGAACAGGCGGGTTCCCCATGGTGGAGGCAGTGCGCGTCGACATTCAGCGTGAGTTCGAGTCCCCGGAGGCGCGGGCCAATCCCATCCCCGTGTACGCGAAGCTGCGCGCGCTGGGCCCCGTCCTGCGCTCGTCCGCCGTCTACGGCGAGGGCTTCGTCCTCACCC includes:
- a CDS encoding helix-turn-helix transcriptional regulator, which gives rise to MPRPSRKPRHRILTLAALGARELPLHVSHIASRTLLSSYEPVVATFALFFLVTGGTGQGRHLEQVDARPGELHFIPAGVEIHALDVAELEGWLVAFDPTLLGSLEPEAPGSGAGSAAGLARSLGARWSFRLLLGEARRQRLELLIAALDTELRDQQFGFERAARALFTLLMTELQREARVHPAGPLPSPGRLVRDVLAFVATHSLKPISLADVAAAVGRTASYVATAVRDETGLTVGDWLREHRMAEARRRLLETTLSVESIASQVGYSDVTAFVRGFRRAHGLTPRVWRERHRQAGD